From the Phyllopteryx taeniolatus isolate TA_2022b chromosome 20, UOR_Ptae_1.2, whole genome shotgun sequence genome, one window contains:
- the si:ch73-173p19.1 gene encoding uncharacterized protein si:ch73-173p19.1 isoform X2: protein MSSSGSPTIGELFHTLGEMGFTPEQIQAAVQAGHFSVMDAAEWLLQGHQHPRHSLLKQPTGPAETAFAAFNPPIEPASASESRASAADFPASGSLVLRPTQKMSPPSRELPPVESRIKQDKSDFEEQQRQRVAQEARAERRQKKQERELVLKRIADDRRSLQEKKGSQSGAAAGAASPSSASQGQTLGGKVQTNVDNNCILMIRLPSGESMRERFPADAPLRSVVEHITGRHPSLPTFSLLQGFPRKRFGEAELACSLRSLGLTPNAALCIQTTPPETPQDPDLAIPPLLPNHMWDEAASLAGIPGGAPLHGPSHFWGRGQKLVPGNPEEAADIQLEQEEEEEEEEEEGEEDGEEREALLLNAMPRLPFFPENRNRSGFESRHRWPEQGNRLREAPEDAAAEPEDAADRAAPGAAGQAAVERLQRAARREGPGHDTYGQPLPPKRSFKTPSVSSLCALATRATVHLMTAPSMQYSSSLAGLTPELAELLLSHMAQERLLRPRNLEQFFGCPLQKFVLNCYPYATNELLRQLRAFTALKHLSLVNSPLITDSGLSILSSLVKLQYLNLASCSKLTDSCLQYITGLKSLCFLSLDQTKVTDAGVTLYLRSAPPCLSQLSLNQTAVGEATLAALPGCAPQLRILSIKQTEVSDVSALSELTGLQTLNLDGTGVTEASLAQLGAHPALSSLSLAGVRVSDGNRTLQIISGLPLTHLTLPGRHSVTDGGLAFLSRLQLLAELDLTDYTQVTDQGVQHLCTMIRLKKLSLSNTQVTDAGLPALRPLLELQELCLDRTAVSSRGVATLITCLPHLQVLGLASTQVGDNVARRGLIHCPQLLKLNLSRTRITDNGVKFLACMRLTQVNLDGTGVSLSGIAGLLASTHISSIRASNTRAVPLDDVSDDDWEALS, encoded by the exons ATGAGTTCTTCGGGCTCCCCG ACAATTGGGGAGCTATTCCACACGCTTGGCGAAATGGGCTTCACACCGGAACAGATCCAGGCAGCAGTGCAGGCCGGTCATTTTTCCGTGATGGACGCGGCTGAGTG GCTCCTGCAGGGTCATCAGCATCCACGACACAGTTTGCTCAAGCAGCCGACGGGGCCAGCGGAAACGGCTTTTGCGGCTTTCAACCCTCCTATAGAGCCGGCCAGCGCGTCCGAATCGCGTGCATCTGCTGCTGACTTTCCAG CAAGCGGCTCATTAGTGCTGAGGCCGACGCAGAAGATGTCCCCTCCGTCCCGAGAGCTGCCCCCTGTCGAGTCGCGCATCAAACAGGACAAGAGCGACTTTGAGGAGCAGCAGAGGCAACGCGTGGCTCAGGAGGCCAGGGCGGAGCGCCGACAAAAGAAACAG GAGCGAGAGTTGGTGCTGAAACGCATCGCCGATGATCGGAGGAGCTTGCAGGAGAAGAAGGGCAGCCAGTCTGGCGCTGCGGCAGGGGCGGCATCTCCGTCCAGTGCGAGTCAAGGGCAAACTTTGGGTGGGAAGGTTCAAACTAATGTGGATAACAACTGTATCCTCATG ATCCGGCTGCCGTCCGGTGAGTCCATGCGCGAACGCTTTCCGGCTGACGCCCCGCTGCGCAGCGTTGTGGAGCACATTACCGGACGTCACCCCTCCCTCCCCACCTTCTCTCTCCTCCAGGGGTTCCCACGGAAACGCTTTGGGGAGGCCGAGCTGGCCTGCTCGCTGCGCTCCCTCGGCCTCACGCCCAACGCCGCTCTTTGCATTCAGACCACTCCCCCGGAGACCCCCCAAGACCCGG ACCTTGCCATACCGCCTCTGCTGCCCAACCACATGTGGGACGAGGCCGCCAGTCTTGCGGGGATCCCCGGAGGTGCTCCTCTGCATGGACCCTCTCACTTTTGGG GGCGAGGCCAAAAGTTGGTTCCTGGCAATCCTGAGGAAGCTGCTGACATACAACTCGaacaggaagaagaggaggaggaggaggaggaggagggagaagaAGATGGAGAAGAGAGAGAAGCGCTTTTGCTTAACG CTATGCCGCGGCTGCCTTTCTTCCCGGAGAACAGGAACCGCAGCGGCTTCGAGTCCCGACACCGCTGGCCCGAGCAGGGCAACCGACTCAGAGAGGCCCCGGAGGACGCGGCGGCCGAACCGGAGGACGCGGCGGATCGGGCGGCGCCCGGAGCCGCCGGTCAGGCCGCCGTGGAGCGTCTGCAGCGGGCGGCGCGGCGCGAGGGCCCCGGCCACGACACGTACGGGCAGCCGCTTCCGCCCAAGAGGTCCTTCAAGACCCCCAGCGTCTCCTCGCTCTGTGCCTTGGCCACGCGCGCCACAGTCCACCTCATGACGG CTCCCAGCATGCAGTACAGCAGCAGTCTGGCCGGCCTGACGCCCGAGCTGGCGGAGCTTCTGCTGAGCCACATGGCCCAGGAGCGTCTGCTGCGCCCGCGCAACCTGGAGCAGTTCTTCGGCTGCCCGCTGCAGAAGTTTGTCCTCAACTGCTACCCGTACGCCACCAACGAGCTGCTGCGCCAGCTGCGCGCCTTCACCGCGCTCAAGCACCTCAGCCTGGTCAACTCGCCGCTTATCACTG ATTCTGGCTTGTCAATCCTGTCCAGCCTGGTTAAACTGCAGTACCTCAACTTGGCGTCCTGTAGCAAGCTGACCGACTCCTGTCTGCAGTACATCACAG GTCTGAAAAGCCTGTGCTTCCTGTCGCTGGACCAGACCAAAGTGACGGACGCGGGCGTGACGCTGTACCTGCGCTCGGCGCCGCCGTGCCTCTCGCAGCTCAGCCTCAACCAGACGGCGGTCGGCGAGGCCACGCTGGCCGCGCTGCCCGGGTGCGCGCCGCAGCTGCGGATCCTCAGCATCAAGCAAACAGAG GTGTCGGACGTGTCTGCGCTGTCTGAGCTGACGGGCCTGCAGACGCTCAACCTGGACGGCACAGGTGTGACTGAGGCCTCGCTGGCTCAGCTGGGCGCCCACCCGGCACTCTCGTCCCTCAGCCTGGCGGGGGTGCGCGTGTCGGACGGCAACCGCACCCTGCAGATCATATCGG GACTGCCTTTGACTCACCTGACGCTCCCGGGGCGCCACTCGGTCACGGACGGCGGCCTGGCGTTCCTGTCGCGGCTGCAGCTGCTGGCGGAGCTCGACTTGACAGATTACACACAAGTCACGGACCAGGGAGTACAGCACCTCTGCACTATGATCAG gttAAAGAAGCTGTCGCTGAGCAACACTCAGGTGACGGACGCGGGGCTCCCCGCCTTGCGCCCCCTGCTGGAGCTGCAGGAGCTGTGCTTGGACCGCACGGCGGTCAGCAGCCGAGGAGTGGCGACGCTCATCACCTGCCTGCCGCACCTCCAG GTGTTAGGCTTGGCCAGCACTCAGGTCGGCGACAACGTCGCGAGGCGAGGTCTCATCCACTGTCCTCAGCTGCTCAAGTTGAATCTCAGCCGCACCAGAATCACAGATAACG GCGTGAAGTTCCTGGCATGC
- the si:ch73-173p19.1 gene encoding uncharacterized protein si:ch73-173p19.1 isoform X1: MSSSGSPTIGELFHTLGEMGFTPEQIQAAVQAGHFSVMDAAEWLLQGHQHPRHSLLKQPTGPAETAFAAFNPPIEPASASESRASAADFPASGSLVLRPTQKMSPPSRELPPVESRIKQDKSDFEEQQRQRVAQEARAERRQKKQERELVLKRIADDRRSLQEKKGSQSGAAAGAASPSSASQGQTLGGKVQTNVDNNCILMIRLPSGESMRERFPADAPLRSVVEHITGRHPSLPTFSLLQGFPRKRFGEAELACSLRSLGLTPNAALCIQTTPPETPQDPAGPPEPASVGLDRQAPSPVRPAPQVPVQEGAGGPDLAIPPLLPNHMWDEAASLAGIPGGAPLHGPSHFWGRGQKLVPGNPEEAADIQLEQEEEEEEEEEEGEEDGEEREALLLNAMPRLPFFPENRNRSGFESRHRWPEQGNRLREAPEDAAAEPEDAADRAAPGAAGQAAVERLQRAARREGPGHDTYGQPLPPKRSFKTPSVSSLCALATRATVHLMTAPSMQYSSSLAGLTPELAELLLSHMAQERLLRPRNLEQFFGCPLQKFVLNCYPYATNELLRQLRAFTALKHLSLVNSPLITDSGLSILSSLVKLQYLNLASCSKLTDSCLQYITGLKSLCFLSLDQTKVTDAGVTLYLRSAPPCLSQLSLNQTAVGEATLAALPGCAPQLRILSIKQTEVSDVSALSELTGLQTLNLDGTGVTEASLAQLGAHPALSSLSLAGVRVSDGNRTLQIISGLPLTHLTLPGRHSVTDGGLAFLSRLQLLAELDLTDYTQVTDQGVQHLCTMIRLKKLSLSNTQVTDAGLPALRPLLELQELCLDRTAVSSRGVATLITCLPHLQVLGLASTQVGDNVARRGLIHCPQLLKLNLSRTRITDNGVKFLACMRLTQVNLDGTGVSLSGIAGLLASTHISSIRASNTRAVPLDDVSDDDWEALS; encoded by the exons ATGAGTTCTTCGGGCTCCCCG ACAATTGGGGAGCTATTCCACACGCTTGGCGAAATGGGCTTCACACCGGAACAGATCCAGGCAGCAGTGCAGGCCGGTCATTTTTCCGTGATGGACGCGGCTGAGTG GCTCCTGCAGGGTCATCAGCATCCACGACACAGTTTGCTCAAGCAGCCGACGGGGCCAGCGGAAACGGCTTTTGCGGCTTTCAACCCTCCTATAGAGCCGGCCAGCGCGTCCGAATCGCGTGCATCTGCTGCTGACTTTCCAG CAAGCGGCTCATTAGTGCTGAGGCCGACGCAGAAGATGTCCCCTCCGTCCCGAGAGCTGCCCCCTGTCGAGTCGCGCATCAAACAGGACAAGAGCGACTTTGAGGAGCAGCAGAGGCAACGCGTGGCTCAGGAGGCCAGGGCGGAGCGCCGACAAAAGAAACAG GAGCGAGAGTTGGTGCTGAAACGCATCGCCGATGATCGGAGGAGCTTGCAGGAGAAGAAGGGCAGCCAGTCTGGCGCTGCGGCAGGGGCGGCATCTCCGTCCAGTGCGAGTCAAGGGCAAACTTTGGGTGGGAAGGTTCAAACTAATGTGGATAACAACTGTATCCTCATG ATCCGGCTGCCGTCCGGTGAGTCCATGCGCGAACGCTTTCCGGCTGACGCCCCGCTGCGCAGCGTTGTGGAGCACATTACCGGACGTCACCCCTCCCTCCCCACCTTCTCTCTCCTCCAGGGGTTCCCACGGAAACGCTTTGGGGAGGCCGAGCTGGCCTGCTCGCTGCGCTCCCTCGGCCTCACGCCCAACGCCGCTCTTTGCATTCAGACCACTCCCCCGGAGACCCCCCAAGACCCGGCCGGCCCCCCGGAACCCGCCTCGGTCGGGCTCGACCGGCAGGCGCCCTCTCCGGTGCGGCCTGCTCCTCAGGTCCCTGTCCAGGAGGGGGCAGGAGGGCCGGACCTTGCCATACCGCCTCTGCTGCCCAACCACATGTGGGACGAGGCCGCCAGTCTTGCGGGGATCCCCGGAGGTGCTCCTCTGCATGGACCCTCTCACTTTTGGG GGCGAGGCCAAAAGTTGGTTCCTGGCAATCCTGAGGAAGCTGCTGACATACAACTCGaacaggaagaagaggaggaggaggaggaggaggagggagaagaAGATGGAGAAGAGAGAGAAGCGCTTTTGCTTAACG CTATGCCGCGGCTGCCTTTCTTCCCGGAGAACAGGAACCGCAGCGGCTTCGAGTCCCGACACCGCTGGCCCGAGCAGGGCAACCGACTCAGAGAGGCCCCGGAGGACGCGGCGGCCGAACCGGAGGACGCGGCGGATCGGGCGGCGCCCGGAGCCGCCGGTCAGGCCGCCGTGGAGCGTCTGCAGCGGGCGGCGCGGCGCGAGGGCCCCGGCCACGACACGTACGGGCAGCCGCTTCCGCCCAAGAGGTCCTTCAAGACCCCCAGCGTCTCCTCGCTCTGTGCCTTGGCCACGCGCGCCACAGTCCACCTCATGACGG CTCCCAGCATGCAGTACAGCAGCAGTCTGGCCGGCCTGACGCCCGAGCTGGCGGAGCTTCTGCTGAGCCACATGGCCCAGGAGCGTCTGCTGCGCCCGCGCAACCTGGAGCAGTTCTTCGGCTGCCCGCTGCAGAAGTTTGTCCTCAACTGCTACCCGTACGCCACCAACGAGCTGCTGCGCCAGCTGCGCGCCTTCACCGCGCTCAAGCACCTCAGCCTGGTCAACTCGCCGCTTATCACTG ATTCTGGCTTGTCAATCCTGTCCAGCCTGGTTAAACTGCAGTACCTCAACTTGGCGTCCTGTAGCAAGCTGACCGACTCCTGTCTGCAGTACATCACAG GTCTGAAAAGCCTGTGCTTCCTGTCGCTGGACCAGACCAAAGTGACGGACGCGGGCGTGACGCTGTACCTGCGCTCGGCGCCGCCGTGCCTCTCGCAGCTCAGCCTCAACCAGACGGCGGTCGGCGAGGCCACGCTGGCCGCGCTGCCCGGGTGCGCGCCGCAGCTGCGGATCCTCAGCATCAAGCAAACAGAG GTGTCGGACGTGTCTGCGCTGTCTGAGCTGACGGGCCTGCAGACGCTCAACCTGGACGGCACAGGTGTGACTGAGGCCTCGCTGGCTCAGCTGGGCGCCCACCCGGCACTCTCGTCCCTCAGCCTGGCGGGGGTGCGCGTGTCGGACGGCAACCGCACCCTGCAGATCATATCGG GACTGCCTTTGACTCACCTGACGCTCCCGGGGCGCCACTCGGTCACGGACGGCGGCCTGGCGTTCCTGTCGCGGCTGCAGCTGCTGGCGGAGCTCGACTTGACAGATTACACACAAGTCACGGACCAGGGAGTACAGCACCTCTGCACTATGATCAG gttAAAGAAGCTGTCGCTGAGCAACACTCAGGTGACGGACGCGGGGCTCCCCGCCTTGCGCCCCCTGCTGGAGCTGCAGGAGCTGTGCTTGGACCGCACGGCGGTCAGCAGCCGAGGAGTGGCGACGCTCATCACCTGCCTGCCGCACCTCCAG GTGTTAGGCTTGGCCAGCACTCAGGTCGGCGACAACGTCGCGAGGCGAGGTCTCATCCACTGTCCTCAGCTGCTCAAGTTGAATCTCAGCCGCACCAGAATCACAGATAACG GCGTGAAGTTCCTGGCATGC